Part of the Capsicum annuum cultivar UCD-10X-F1 unplaced genomic scaffold, UCD10Xv1.1 ctg74024, whole genome shotgun sequence genome, TGAAATTggcaaaataagaagaaaacttcGTGTTAGACCTAGAAAATAATGTGAACACCCCAACACTACTGCAGGGACAGGTAAATAAATTAGACGAAACCTGGATTCACTTGCAGTAATCATATAGTCGGAACTGTTCAGTAATTCCCTAGCAGCTTATTGGAAATATCATTAGGAAGGAAATTATTAGCCTTGATATTAAGGAAGAATTATCACCTGGTTTTGCATTTGGAAAGTCATTCAGGCTAGAAAAGTTTTTTCCATTGCATGAGGAATATTTCTGAAGAACAGCATTATCATTCTGAATGTCTTGGATAGATTTGGACTCAGCTGGCTGACATTCAACATGTCTAGATTTCGGAGAGATTTCCAAGAACGAATCAACTAAAGCATTTGCAAACTCCACATCATTTATATGGTAAGGGAAGACCTTAGCCTATCAGTGGACAAACATTTCAATTATCTAAGTTGAGTTTTGCAGTGGAATGTAACATCATAGGCTGCCATCTTACAAATAATTGTGGTACCTGACAGCATTCACTTTTTCCAAGAAGCATCTGTAGCTCATGTGTAAGACAACTAGTTGCCTCAGGATCATAAAAGGCTTTCCCTGGTGCATCCAATGCAGAGACACCTTTCTCGGGCAAGCAAACACGTACACTTGATGATGCCTTGTTCAACTTTTCTGCTATAAATGCAGCAAATTTCCTATTTTCACCTACTGTAGTACGCATTAGGGAAACCTGAAACATAGCATTCCATTATAACTGAAAAGGCACGCCACAATACTtatttgatagcttatcaaattgAAAGCCACACGCTTAATTGTGCAGTCACAACACACTACAATAATTTTTCGAACGTATGGCAGAATATCTCCTAATGACAACAAAAGCATGATGTCCTGAGAAGTTTTTCGAATAGCTAGCTATCTTTACTTGTTCTAAGTTGTGCAAGATGACATCAATCACACTATTCTGTTTCACGACCACATAATTGTCAAACTGTGAAAGGTAAGCGTTCCAACATTAACCTTTAGATAATACTACTGCTCAATATCTTATGGAATTCTTTTAAAGACAAacaaggagaaaaatgaaaagatgAATCACCTGCTCATTATGTTCGTGAATCTTTCTTTGCTGAAAGTCAGGAGGTATGGTAGTTTTAGGACCAAAATTCACCATATCCAATGCTCCCACACTAAGAACCAAAGGAATCTTCTTCTCTAATATTGCATCAAATCGGGAACTATCACATGCCATAACACCTCCAACTACGTAATCTGCAACCTCAGTTGTCGTAATATCCAACACACCCTAAATAATTTAACAGATGAATATTAATCATTATCCAGAAAGAGATAATATATAATACTTCAGACAGCAGTAACATGTTTGCCCAGCCATTTCAGTGAACAAATTGCAACTCTCTACCTTCTTCGAAATGAATTTCCCTGGTTCGACCAATAGTTTGAAAGGATCAATTGCAATGAACTAATGAGGCTGCGCTTTGCATCCTGGCCAATGCATCACGCAAATGATTCCTATTTCCTTTGTAATTAACTGTATACCTAGTAAAAGTTTCAGAGATCAATAAATCCTACTTCACATACTATTTCCTTATAGTTACTGAATGCTAATGGCATTATAATATACTCCAAGTGTACTCTAGTTCAATTTATTATGAATAAGATGTATAAccatttaaaattaatgaaaCAATAGTTAGAAGAATAATGAGGATCATAATTTTAGCTAGTTTTATACTGAAAGCATCGATACTCATTATCCAATCTCATTATGATAATATGCGAAGGCAAGCAAATATGAATTAGtttatcataatcataataatgaagacgacaacaacaacacaaaattGGAATGAAGATCGAACGTAAACAAATTATTTTCACTGGTATATCTGTTAAAAATTGAACACTCTCGATTTGGAATGAAGAATAAACTCCTCatggaattagaaaaataaatataaattactaTAAATGGGAAAGAATTCTATGTTATAATTAACTATTTAAGAAGTTGTACACAATTCAAAGCAATACATGAATGTACAAGAGAATGACTAACCAAAATTGCTTAGCATTTCACTACTGTTACCATTAGTATCATTGTTCTTCTTACTTATGTAATTTCAAAAATAGATGGTAAGATGTCCAATGGCCGGATGGCCCATTAATGAAATAGAGATTTGAAACAAAATACTACATAATAAAGAGATTTTAGTACTTTACACATAGTTAGGAGAAGAGGATTTATTGGTCCATAGAAGTATCAATTTTAGGGCTTTATAGTTCATTATAAGGGAAAAGAGGAAATATCAATACATTGCCTATTTATATAGGATTACCTGTATAAAACCTCCTCTAATAAGATCCTCCATGGCCCTGCCCCCGACACCAGTGGCGTGGAAAACCAAAGTCTCATATCCTTCTTTCTCTAATCTTTCTTTGACAACATTAACACAAGGAGTCGTAACCCCAAACATAGTTACACCAACTGTAAACTTTCCATTAGTGATGCTatgttcttttgatttttcaagcCCTCCAATCACCATTCCAGCAAATGCTGTGCCCCCATTAGATAGAACAACCTTACTAACACTGTTAATCCCACAAATATCTACAACTGAAGGAAATAATACCAAGTCTGATGTTCCAATATAAGATTCAGTTTGACCACTGGCAACTGttgatattataatttttggGATCCCAATTGGAAGAGATCGAAAGGCAGATGACAATAGAGATGTTCCTCCACTACCCCCAAGGCCAATCACTCCGGCAAGAATCTGGTCATTATGAGCTTTACTTAGGAAAGTTTCAAGAGCTTTACTCACGATTCCAATAGCTTGGCCTCTATCGTCTGGAAGCTGGACCACAGATTCTTCCCCTCGTGCATAGCATGAAAGCACATCCTTCCTTGGTACAAAATCAAAATCAGTACAATTATCTGCCCCCTTCAGGCTGGTTGACACATCAACAACTGTCACCCCTACCTATAAATCACCACATATAAGCATAAGGTTGATATCGATAAGAGGCTATGTTGCTCGAACTNNNNNNNNNNNNNNNNNNNNNNNNNNNNNNNNNNNNNNNNNNNNNNNNNNNNNNNNNNNNNNNNNNNNNNNNNNNNNNNNNNNNNNNNNNNNNNNNNNNNNNNNNNNNNNNNNNNNNNNNNNNNNNNNNNNNNNNNNNNNNNNNNNNNNNNNNNNNNNNNNNNNNNNNNNNNNNNNNNNNNNNNNNNNNNNNNNNNNNNNNNNNNNNNNNNNNNNNNNNNNNNNNNNNNNNNNNNNNNNNNNNNNNNNNNNNNNNNNNNNNNNNNNNNNNNNNN contains:
- the LOC107858540 gene encoding toMV susceptible protein tm-1(GCR26) (The sequence of the model RefSeq protein was modified relative to this genomic sequence to represent the inferred CDS: added 968 bases not found in genome assembly), with translation MATTHSNTLRVFCIGTADTKLDELRFLADSVRSTLNSFSSKSSFKVGVTVVDVSTSLKGADNCTDFDFVPRKDVLSCYARGEESVVQLPDDRGQAIGIVSKALETFLSKAHNDQILAGVIGLGGSGGTSLLSSAFRSLPIGIPKIIISTVASGQTESYIGTSDLVLFPSVVDICGINSVSKVVLSNGGTAFAGMVIGGLEKSKEHSITNGKFTVGVTMFGVTTPCVNVVKERLEKEGYETLVFHATGVGGRAMEDLIRGGFIQGVLDITTTEVADYVVGGVMACDSSRFDAILEKKIPLVLSVGALDMVNFGPKTTIPPDFQQRKIHEHNEQVSLMRTTVGENRKFAAFIAEKLNKASSSVRVCLPEKGVSALDAPGKAFYDPEATSCLTHELQMLLGKSECCQAKVFPYHINDVEFANALVDSFLEISPKSRHVECQPAESKSIQDIQNDNAVLQKYSSCNGKNFSSLNDFPNAKPETLQKRIVILQKLKDQISKGKPIIGAGAGTGISAKFEEAGGVDLIVLYNSGRFRMAGRGSLSGLLPFADANAIVLEMANEVLPVVKEVAVLAGVCATDPFRMMDSFLKQLESVGFCGVQNFPTVGLFDGNFRQNLEETGMGYGLEVEMIATAHRMGLLTTPYAFCPDEAVAMAEAGADIIVAHMGLTTSGSIGAKTALSLEESVTCVQAITDATHRINPDAIVLCHGGPISGPEEAAYVLKRTRGVHGFYGASSMERLPVEQAITSTVQQYKSISME